Proteins from a single region of Symphalangus syndactylus isolate Jambi chromosome 12, NHGRI_mSymSyn1-v2.1_pri, whole genome shotgun sequence:
- the ANKRD35 gene encoding ankyrin repeat domain-containing protein 35 isoform X3: MKRIFSCSSSQVAVERWNRRDQKLLEAVHRGDVGRVAALASRKSARPTKLDSNGQSPFHLAASKGLTECLTILLANGADINSKNEDGSTALHLATISCQPQCVKVLLQDGRTPLMIASLGGHAAICSQLLQRGARVNVTDKNDKSALILACEKGSAEVAELLLSHGADAGAVDSTGHDALHYALHTQDKSLWRLLQQALNRRRRGGQRLVQHPDLASQPQAGSPPRAEPEEEQEEKEDEDPCSEEWRPKYEEEQRKVVQLEQELVQKTEECKTQAAAYLGLENQIREQVQELGLLLSWEPRASGRQGSSLRPGGDGTEQGCPMDLLAERIQELKKQQQAAATVNLVLAPKKAEDSAPGKIQYEVHGRSQPEEQGPPQSPASETIRKATGQQLTTNGAQTFGPDHADQLPAGQKESSQVLGVEPGGTVAEPVGPAAMNQLLLQLREELAAVWREKDAARGALSRPVMEGALGTPRAEAAAAAWEKMEARLERVLARLERAKAGLQVKPEVPSQESREGAQKAAPGSIKEDEEKEKRVPGAGGEPLGAPGGEKALGGLAKVQLEKEMSVLRLSNSNLLEELGELGRERQKLQRELQSLSQRLQREFVPKPEAQVQLQQLRQSVGLLTNELTMEKEATEKLRKLLASQSSGLRGLWDCLPPDLVGKRSAQSKAAESLEELRACITTLVDRHREAQQVLARLQEENQQLRGSLSQCGEPGTSLKVPASPQVAALEQDLGKLEEELRAVQATMSGKSQEIGKLKQLLYQATEEVAELRAREAASLRQHEKTRGSLVAQAQAWGQELKALLEKYNTACREMGRLREAVAEERRRSGDLAAQAAEQERQASEMRGRSEQFEKTAELLKEKMEHLIGACRDKEAKIKELLKKLEQLSEEVLAIRGENARLALQLQDSQKNHEEIISTYRNHLLNAARGYMEHEVYNILLRILSMEEE, encoded by the exons ATGAAGCGTATCTTCTCTTGCTCCAGCTCACAGGTGGCG GTGGAGAGATGGAACCGCCGTGATCAGAAGCTGCTGGAGGCAGTGCACAGGGGGGATGTGGGACGCGTGGCTGCCCTGGCCTCCAGAAAATCTGCCCGACCCACCAAGCTAGACTCGAACGGCCAGTCCCC GTTTCATCTGGCAGCCTCCAAAGGCCTGACAGAATGTTTGACTATCCTGCTTGCAAATGGGGCTGACATCAACAGCAAGAATGAGGACG GAAGCACTGCCCTACACTTGGCCACCATCTCCTGCCAGCCACAGTGTGTTAAGGTTCTGCTTCAG GATGGACGTACACCTCTGATGATCGCATCGCTGGGTGGGCACGCAGCTATCTGCTCACAACTGCTGCAGCGAGGCGCCCGAGTTAATGTTACAGACAAGAATGACAA ATCGGCTTTGATCCTGGCCTGTGAGAAAGGCAGTGCTGAGGTGGCTGAACTGCTCCTGAGCCACGGAGCAGACGCAGGGGCTGTGGACAGCACAGGGCATGATGCTCTGCACTATGCTCTGCACACACAAGACAAGTCACTGTGGAGGCTGCTACAGCAGGCCCTGAACCGGCGGCGGCGGGGCG GTCAGAGGCTAGTCCAGCACCCAGATCTTGCATCCCAG CCCCAGGCAGGCTCCCCACCTAGAGCAGAGCCTGAAGAGGagcaagaggagaaggaggatgaAGACCCGTGCTCGGAGGAGTGGAGGCCGAAGTATGAAGAGGAGCAGAGGAAAGTTGTTCAGCTGGAGCAAGAGCTGGTGCAAAAGACAGAAGAGTGTAAGACTCAAGCTGCAGCCTATCTGGGCCTTGAGAACCAGATTCGAGAGCAGGTGCAGGAGCTAGGGCTCCTCCTATCCTGGGAGCCCAGAGCTTCAGGAAGGCAAGGCTCTAGTCTCCGGCCTGGAGGGGATGGCACGGAGCAGGGTTGTCCTATGGACCTGCTGGCTGAGCGTATACAAGAGctaaagaagcagcagcaggcagCAGCCACAGTAAATCTAGTATTAGCTCCCAAGAAGGCTGAGGACTCAGCCCCAGGAAAGATCCAGTATGAAGTCCATGGAAGGTCCCAACCAGAAGAACAGGGGCCGCCCCAGAGCCCAGCGTCTGAGACCATCAGGAAAGCCACAGGACAGCAACTGACTACCAATGGGGCACAGACCTTTGGCCCTGATCATGCTGACCAGCTGCCTGCTGGCCAGAAGGAGAGTTCCCAGGTTCTAGGAGTTGAACCAGGAGGCACAGTGGCTGAACCAGTGGGCCCAGCAGCCATGAACCAGCTTCTGCTACAACTAAGGGAGGAGCTTGCTGCAGTGTGGCGAGAAAAGGATGCTGCCCGGGGGGCTTTGTCAAGACCGGTCATGGAGGGAGCCCTGGGGACTCCCCGTGCTGAGGCAGCAGCAGCTGCGTGGGAGAAGATGGAAGCCCGACTGGAGCGGGTGCTGGCAAGGCTGGAACGGGCAAAGGCAGGACTACAAGTGAAACCTGAGGTTCCTTCCCAGGAGTCCAGAGAGGGAGCCCAAAAGGCAGCCCCAGGGAGCATCAAGGAGgatgaagagaaggagaaaagggtTCCTGGGGCTGGCGGGGAGCCTCTAGGGGCCCCTGGAGGGGAAAAGGCCCTAGGAGGCCTGGCAAAGGTACAGCTGGAGAAGGAGATGTCAGTACTGAGACTGAGCAACAGTAACTTGCTGGAGGAGTTAGGGGAGTTGGGGCGGGAGCGGCAGAAGTTGCAGAGGGAGCTACAGTCCCTGAGCCAGCGGTTGCAGCGGGAGTTTGTGCCCAAGCCAGAGGCGCAGGTCCAGCTACAGCAGTTGCGACAGAGTGTGGGGCTGCTGACAAATGAACTGACCATGGAGAAGGAGGCCACAGAGAAGCTGCGGAAGCTCCTGGCCTCCCAGAGCAGCGGTCTCCGAGGGCTGTGGGACTGCCTGCCCCCAGACCTAGTGGGCAAGAGGAGTGCACAAAGCAAAGCAGCGGAGTCCCTGGAGGAGCTGCGGGCCTGCATCACCACCCTGGTGGATCGGCACCGGGAGGCCCAGCAGGTGCTGGCTCGGCTGCAAGAAGAAAACCAGCAGTTGCGGGGGTCCTTGTCCCAGTGTGGGGAGCCAGGCACCTCCTTAAAGGTCCCAGCATCCCCCCAAGTGGCCGCTCTGGAGCAAGACCTGGGGAAGCTGGAGGAAGAGCTGCGGGCAGTTCAAGCCACGATGAGCGGGAAGAGCCAGGAGATCGGAAAGCTGAAGCAGTTGCTCTACCAAGCCACAGAGGAAGTGGCTGAGCTAAGGGCCCGGGAGGCAGCTAGCCTACGGCAACACGAGAAAACTCGAGGTTCGCTGGTGGCCCAGGCTCAGGCTTGGGGCCAGGAGCTAAAGGCTCTGCTGGAAAAGTATAATACGGCCTGCCGGGAAATGGGTCGGCTGCGGGAGGCGGTGGCCGAGGAGCGCCGCCGGAGCGGGGACCTGGCCGCTCAGGCAGCCGAGCAAGAGCGCCAGGCCAGCGAGATGCGGGGGCGCTCCGAGCAGTTTGAGAAAACGGCAGAGCTGCTGAAAGAGAAGATGGAGCATCTCATTGGGGCTTGCAGAGacaaggaggccaag ATCAAGGAGTTGCTGAAGAAGTTGGAGCAGCTTTCAGAAGAGGTTCTAGCAATTCGGGGAGAAAATGCTCGCCTTGCCCTGCAGCTGCAG GATTCCCAGAAGAACCATGAAGAGATCATCTCCACCTACAGGAATCATCTACTGAATGCTGCTCGG GGCTACATGGAACATGAAGTGTACAATATCCTGCTGCGAATCCTTAGCATGGAAGAGGAGTGA
- the ANKRD35 gene encoding ankyrin repeat domain-containing protein 35 isoform X2, translating into MKRIFSCSSSQVAVERWNRRDQKLLEAVHRGDVGRVAALASRKSARPTKLDSNGQSPFHLAASKGLTECLTILLANGADINSKNEDGSTALHLATISCQPQCVKVLLQDGRTPLMIASLGGHAAICSQLLQRGARVNVTDKNDKSALILACEKGSAEVAELLLSHGADAGAVDSTGHDALHYALHTQDKSLWRLLQQALNRRRRGGQRLVQHPDLASQASPSEPQAGSPPRAEPEEEQEEKEDEDPCSEEWRPKYEEEQRKVVQLEQELVQKTEECKTQAAAYLGLENQIREQVQELGLLLSWEPRASGRQGSSLRPGGDGTEQGCPMDLLAERIQELKKQQQAAATVNLVLAPKKAEDSAPGKIQYEVHGRSQPEEQGPPQSPASETIRKATGQQLTTNGAQTFGPDHADQLPAGQKESSQVLGVEPGGTVAEPVGPAAMNQLLLQLREELAAVWREKDAARGALSRPVMEGALGTPRAEAAAAAWEKMEARLERVLARLERAKAGLQVKPEVPSQESREGAQKAAPGSIKEDEEKEKRVPGAGGEPLGAPGGEKALGGLAKVQLEKEMSVLRLSNSNLLEELGELGRERQKLQRELQSLSQRLQREFVPKPEAQVQLQQLRQSVGLLTNELTMEKEATEKLRKLLASQSSGLRGLWDCLPPDLVGKRSAQSKAAESLEELRACITTLVDRHREAQQVLARLQEENQQLRGSLSQCGEPGTSLKVPASPQVAALEQDLGKLEEELRAVQATMSGKSQEIGKLKQLLYQATEEVAELRAREAASLRQHEKTRGSLVAQAQAWGQELKALLEKYNTACREMGRLREAVAEERRRSGDLAAQAAEQERQASEMRGRSEQFEKTAELLKEKMEHLIGACRDKEAKIKELLKKLEQLSEEVLAIRGENARLALQLQDSQKNHEEIISTYRNHLLNAARGYMEHEVYNILLRILSMEEE; encoded by the exons ATGAAGCGTATCTTCTCTTGCTCCAGCTCACAGGTGGCG GTGGAGAGATGGAACCGCCGTGATCAGAAGCTGCTGGAGGCAGTGCACAGGGGGGATGTGGGACGCGTGGCTGCCCTGGCCTCCAGAAAATCTGCCCGACCCACCAAGCTAGACTCGAACGGCCAGTCCCC GTTTCATCTGGCAGCCTCCAAAGGCCTGACAGAATGTTTGACTATCCTGCTTGCAAATGGGGCTGACATCAACAGCAAGAATGAGGACG GAAGCACTGCCCTACACTTGGCCACCATCTCCTGCCAGCCACAGTGTGTTAAGGTTCTGCTTCAG GATGGACGTACACCTCTGATGATCGCATCGCTGGGTGGGCACGCAGCTATCTGCTCACAACTGCTGCAGCGAGGCGCCCGAGTTAATGTTACAGACAAGAATGACAA ATCGGCTTTGATCCTGGCCTGTGAGAAAGGCAGTGCTGAGGTGGCTGAACTGCTCCTGAGCCACGGAGCAGACGCAGGGGCTGTGGACAGCACAGGGCATGATGCTCTGCACTATGCTCTGCACACACAAGACAAGTCACTGTGGAGGCTGCTACAGCAGGCCCTGAACCGGCGGCGGCGGGGCG GTCAGAGGCTAGTCCAGCACCCAGATCTTGCATCCCAG gcctctcCCTCTGAGCCCCAGGCAGGCTCCCCACCTAGAGCAGAGCCTGAAGAGGagcaagaggagaaggaggatgaAGACCCGTGCTCGGAGGAGTGGAGGCCGAAGTATGAAGAGGAGCAGAGGAAAGTTGTTCAGCTGGAGCAAGAGCTGGTGCAAAAGACAGAAGAGTGTAAGACTCAAGCTGCAGCCTATCTGGGCCTTGAGAACCAGATTCGAGAGCAGGTGCAGGAGCTAGGGCTCCTCCTATCCTGGGAGCCCAGAGCTTCAGGAAGGCAAGGCTCTAGTCTCCGGCCTGGAGGGGATGGCACGGAGCAGGGTTGTCCTATGGACCTGCTGGCTGAGCGTATACAAGAGctaaagaagcagcagcaggcagCAGCCACAGTAAATCTAGTATTAGCTCCCAAGAAGGCTGAGGACTCAGCCCCAGGAAAGATCCAGTATGAAGTCCATGGAAGGTCCCAACCAGAAGAACAGGGGCCGCCCCAGAGCCCAGCGTCTGAGACCATCAGGAAAGCCACAGGACAGCAACTGACTACCAATGGGGCACAGACCTTTGGCCCTGATCATGCTGACCAGCTGCCTGCTGGCCAGAAGGAGAGTTCCCAGGTTCTAGGAGTTGAACCAGGAGGCACAGTGGCTGAACCAGTGGGCCCAGCAGCCATGAACCAGCTTCTGCTACAACTAAGGGAGGAGCTTGCTGCAGTGTGGCGAGAAAAGGATGCTGCCCGGGGGGCTTTGTCAAGACCGGTCATGGAGGGAGCCCTGGGGACTCCCCGTGCTGAGGCAGCAGCAGCTGCGTGGGAGAAGATGGAAGCCCGACTGGAGCGGGTGCTGGCAAGGCTGGAACGGGCAAAGGCAGGACTACAAGTGAAACCTGAGGTTCCTTCCCAGGAGTCCAGAGAGGGAGCCCAAAAGGCAGCCCCAGGGAGCATCAAGGAGgatgaagagaaggagaaaagggtTCCTGGGGCTGGCGGGGAGCCTCTAGGGGCCCCTGGAGGGGAAAAGGCCCTAGGAGGCCTGGCAAAGGTACAGCTGGAGAAGGAGATGTCAGTACTGAGACTGAGCAACAGTAACTTGCTGGAGGAGTTAGGGGAGTTGGGGCGGGAGCGGCAGAAGTTGCAGAGGGAGCTACAGTCCCTGAGCCAGCGGTTGCAGCGGGAGTTTGTGCCCAAGCCAGAGGCGCAGGTCCAGCTACAGCAGTTGCGACAGAGTGTGGGGCTGCTGACAAATGAACTGACCATGGAGAAGGAGGCCACAGAGAAGCTGCGGAAGCTCCTGGCCTCCCAGAGCAGCGGTCTCCGAGGGCTGTGGGACTGCCTGCCCCCAGACCTAGTGGGCAAGAGGAGTGCACAAAGCAAAGCAGCGGAGTCCCTGGAGGAGCTGCGGGCCTGCATCACCACCCTGGTGGATCGGCACCGGGAGGCCCAGCAGGTGCTGGCTCGGCTGCAAGAAGAAAACCAGCAGTTGCGGGGGTCCTTGTCCCAGTGTGGGGAGCCAGGCACCTCCTTAAAGGTCCCAGCATCCCCCCAAGTGGCCGCTCTGGAGCAAGACCTGGGGAAGCTGGAGGAAGAGCTGCGGGCAGTTCAAGCCACGATGAGCGGGAAGAGCCAGGAGATCGGAAAGCTGAAGCAGTTGCTCTACCAAGCCACAGAGGAAGTGGCTGAGCTAAGGGCCCGGGAGGCAGCTAGCCTACGGCAACACGAGAAAACTCGAGGTTCGCTGGTGGCCCAGGCTCAGGCTTGGGGCCAGGAGCTAAAGGCTCTGCTGGAAAAGTATAATACGGCCTGCCGGGAAATGGGTCGGCTGCGGGAGGCGGTGGCCGAGGAGCGCCGCCGGAGCGGGGACCTGGCCGCTCAGGCAGCCGAGCAAGAGCGCCAGGCCAGCGAGATGCGGGGGCGCTCCGAGCAGTTTGAGAAAACGGCAGAGCTGCTGAAAGAGAAGATGGAGCATCTCATTGGGGCTTGCAGAGacaaggaggccaag ATCAAGGAGTTGCTGAAGAAGTTGGAGCAGCTTTCAGAAGAGGTTCTAGCAATTCGGGGAGAAAATGCTCGCCTTGCCCTGCAGCTGCAG GATTCCCAGAAGAACCATGAAGAGATCATCTCCACCTACAGGAATCATCTACTGAATGCTGCTCGG GGCTACATGGAACATGAAGTGTACAATATCCTGCTGCGAATCCTTAGCATGGAAGAGGAGTGA